The Caenorhabditis elegans chromosome II genome has a segment encoding these proteins:
- the pqn-48 gene encoding Prion-like-(Q/N-rich)-domain-bearing protein (Product from WormBase gene class pqn;~Confirmed by transcript evidence) encodes MKNPAIQFSLLLVLGVAVQNTESQYRQHQPSYPQNYQNHNYNAHQQHYHQQQQQQQHAHQQKQASQQQQQQQYPYNNYPSPNAIKAYQAAYPSVPHASVFNQPTHQICDIPPDLWCDSPQSAQQCGVQRQCDGLRHRRQPIKITLIYEALCPYCQKFIANQLGSVFNQFQGQLILELVPWGNSRIMRDGSFSCNHGQKECDANRLQSCVIDILKVKGALPFIVCFERNIQHYGVEHAMQTCSAFIRSQYRQIRQCYDGPRGVQLQREAAQKTMSTRPNPILEVPYLLINDYTPSVDMNNLNVMLLPQLLAKWTKLTHKQ; translated from the exons ATGAAGAATCCAGCTATTCAATTTTCCCTTTTACTGGTTCTAGGAGTAGCTGTTCAG AATACAGAATCCCAATACCGCCAGCATCAGCCATCGTACCCGCAAAACTACCAGAATCATAATTACAATGCTCACCAGCAACACTACcatcagcagcagcaacagcagcaacaTGCTCACCAACAAAAACAGGCGtctcagcagcagcagcaacaacagtacccctacaataATTATCCTAGTCCAA ATGCGATAAAAGCCTATCAGGCGGCGTATCCGTCGGTTCCACACGCTTCTGTGTTCAATCAGCCGACGCATCAGATTTGTGACATTCCACCAGACTTGTG GTGTGACAGCCCGCAGTCTGCCCAACAGTGTGGGGTCCAACGGCAATGCGATGGTCTCCGTCACCGGCGGCAGCCGATCAAGATCACCTTGATCTATGAGGCCTTGTGCCCATATTGTCAAAA ATTCATCGCAAATCAGTTGGGCAGTGTGTTCAATCAGTTCCAGGGCCAGTTGATTCTTGAGCTAGTGCCATGGGGAAACTCTAGGATAATGCGG GACGGCTCATTCTCGTGCAATCACGGACAAAAAGAGTGCGACGCGAATCGCCTTCAATCTTGTGTCATTGATATTTTGAAG GTCAAAGGAGCGTTGCCCTTCATCGTCTGTTTCGAACGTAACATTCAACACTATGGAGTCGAACACGCGATGCAGACGTGCTCCGCGTTCATTCGGAGCCAATATCGACAGATTAG ACAATGCTACGATGGTCCACGTGGCGTTCAACTCCAGCGCGAAGCTGCTCAAAAGACGATGAGCACCCGACCGAATCCGATCCTCGAAGTTCCATATCTCCTCATCAACGACTACACACCATCGGTCGATATGAACAATCTGAATGTGATGCTGCTGCCTCAGTTGTTAGCGAAATGGACTAAATTAACGCATAAACAATAA
- the rpn-11 gene encoding 26S proteasome non-ATPase regulatory subunit 14 (Confirmed by transcript evidence) — protein sequence MERFLRLGGLGGNLGTFGANPQDSNQVDTSETVYISSLALLKMLKHGRAGVPMEVMGLMLGEFVDDYTVNVIDVFAMPQSGTGVSVEAVDPVFQAKMLDMLKQTGRPEMVVGWYHSHPGFGCWLSGVDINTQQSFEALSDRAVAVVVDPIQSVKGKVVIDAFRTINPQSMALNQEPRQTTSNLGHLQKPSIQALIHGLNRHYYSIPIAYRTHDLEQKMLLNLNKLSWMDAVSVENYSKCGEQNKEHLKAMLKLAKNYKKALEDEKNMTDQELAIKNVGKMDPKRHIADEVSKMLNDNIVQSLAGMMATTSLQ from the exons ATGGAGCGATTCCTGCGACTCGGAGGTCTTGGTGGAAACCTTGGAACG TTCGGAGCCAATCCACAGGACTCGAATCAAGTCGACACCTCGGAAACCGTCTACATTTCTTCGCTGGCGTTGCTGAAGATGCTCAAACACGGAAGAGCCGGAGTTCCCATGGAAGTGATGGGGCTGATGCTTGGAGAATTCGTCGACGACTACACCGTCAATGTGATCGACGTTTTCGCTATGCCACAGTCTGGAACC GGAGTCTCAGTCGAAGCGGTCGATCCAGTATTCCAGGCGAAGATGCTCGACATGCTCAAACAGACCGGAAGACCCGAGATGGTCGTCGGATGGTACCATTCCCATCCAGGATTCGGATGTTGGCTCTCCGGCGTCGACATCAACACTCAGCAGTCGTTTGAAGCGCTTTCCGACAGAGCTGTCGCCGTTGTCGTCGACCCGATTCAATCTGTGAAGGGAAAGGTTGTGATCGACGCGTTCCGTACGATCAACCCACAATCGATGGCTTTAAATCAAGAACCACGTCAAACTACCAGTAATTTGGGTCATTTGCAGAAGCCGAGCATTCAG gcccTAATCCACGGACTCAATCGTCACTACTACTCCATCCCAATCGCCTACAGAACCCACGACCTTGAACAGAAGATGCTCTTGAATCTTAACAAGCTCTCATGGATGGACGCAGTCAGCGTCGAAAACTACTCAAAATGCGGTGAACAGAACAAGGAGCACCTCAAGGCGATGCTCAAGCTCGCCAAGAACTACAAGAAGGCGTTGGAGGACGAGAAGAACATGACGGATCAGGAGCTCGCGATCAAGAACGTCGGAAAGATGGATCCGAAGCGGCATATTGCTGATGAAGTGAGCAAGATGCTCAACGACAATATTGTGCAAAGTTTGGCCGGTATGATGGCGACGACTTcattgcaataa
- the K07D4.2 gene encoding GIY-YIG domain-containing protein (Partially confirmed by transcript evidence), giving the protein MDGEELREDLKEKGKTMDNDLKKSLKEAPSESYCYVLINPYVLDKDVREVDLATFLSSIFYVGKGKGERAMAYFKDACGNIQGSRKLTTIDQAWNKKGFVYKHIIWRPIIENLALAREAAMIFFFKNLAGKSNFTNKYNGSFKGESAFWSREEKCNYGVYLLETIHRSIQTNGCETVKKEDVAPRAAIQQSPRL; this is encoded by the exons ATGGACGGCGAAGAGTTACGAGAggatttaaaagaaaaagggaaaactATGGATAacgatctgaaaaaaagtttgaaggaAGCACCTAGTGAGAGTTACTGTTACGTTCTAATAAACCCATACGTTCTGGACAAAGACGTGAGGGAAGTAGATCTGGCTACGTTCCTCTCGTCAATATTCTACGTGGGCAAAGGAAAAGGGGAAAGAGCAATGGCCTACTTCAAGGATGCTTGCGGGAACATTCAAGGAAGCCGCAAGCTTACTACAATTGACCAGGCTTGGAACAAAAAAGGATTTGTTTATAAACACATAATTT GGAGACCAATTATCGAAAATCTAGCACTCGCCAGGGAAGCTGctatgatattttttttcaaaaatttggctggAAAATCGAACTTTACTAACAAATAC aacggcAGTTTCAAAGGAGAGTCGGCGTTTTGGAGCAGGGAAGAGAAATGCAACTACGGCGTATACCTGCTAGAAAC AATACACCGTTCAATCCAAACCAATGGCTGTGAGACTGTCAAAAAAGAAGATGTTGCTCCAAGAGCCGCGATCCAACAAAGTCCTCGACTctaa
- the gadr-4 gene encoding uncharacterized protein (Confirmed by transcript evidence), whose protein sequence is MVIKGVKSRVPFVPFFGCFHWNGNSRCPVFKIFTGTGIPAVPFLSFLRERDVFCPVFERFHGNGMSRCPVFWVFSREREFPLTRFCNFYGTLTPLMVIKKTACYIYRGLFDNVQYELDPKSSEKIYEILMNDGWTYRIKEQIIEKFNLITMDFGKKRLYRGILDILKAMPIQSIKLGKLDLIENDYKQRSDKSSIDISMLIKSALSDNSRALLQHLDIEGREVLSINWPRKIGLLLPSLASLHVKGRSFFVFEFTQLCRSFPNLISLNISGTNIKNLNGISALKRLEVLSMQFLEIETTEHLINLFNLSNLKFLDISDIPEYDSCIIVHLYVECGKGLPNLKFMDCTATDINNDLLEKILISHPKLETISAIVTNLHRVSDSGVCVLQTDAIDSAVTSLIQCSRLNLHYLAEKCFYEIRDLLESGQHFNASEFLRKIINLIETSSCPIRKKHGISYLIELAEHQCQKLTLLEVSILLDTLLNQVLELPEIDDYLSENKSYNISMWCALDNLTNSENHHFNYDKICWVAVKYLVTKPNSRETRAVEVLEKYFNSSMSRIWLISIARQNNFMKRIVNILGRGLGRNEKYVSVLNILTPLVECCDEACHNLVEHYGHRILLVDLKDCEDETAQLKILYISVQLTRFQNYEMLKIFHDDLFFSDIKKMPNRWEDNRAYQAFSFLAQLQFLSESHTFPRGFWSSVDTMMIDCFKKILENCATFDIHEFFFTRGIIQNILKTSKCIGPVLWALLTIEVLIVQKKDLTWNISRSELLECIEHIRVEKGIVRRMTSNIIEMLNSC, encoded by the exons ATGGTCATCAAGGGTGTCAAGTCCCGTGTCCCgtttgtcccgttttttgggtgttttcactggaacgggaattcccgttgtcccgtttttaaaattttcacgggaacgggaattcccgctgtcccgtttttgtcatttttacgggaacgggacgtcttttgtcccgtttttgagcgttttcacgggaacgggatgtcccgttgtcccgttttttgggtgttttcgcgggaacgggaattcccgttgacccgtttttgtaatttttacgggACACTAACACCCTTGATGGTCATTAAGAAGACTGCATGTTACATTTACAGAG GTTTATTTGATAATGTTCAATATGAGCTCGATCCAAAATCAAGtgagaaaatatatgaaattttaatgaacGACGGGTGGACGTATAGAATAAAAGAACAAATAATAGAGAAATTCAACCTGATAACTATGGATTTCGGAAAGAAAAGGTTGTACAGAGGGATTCTCGATATTTTGAAAGCAATGCCAATACAATCGATTAAACTTGGAAAGTTGGAtctaattgaaaatgattacAAACAAAGAAGTG ATAAATCCTCAATTGACATTTCAATGCTTATTAAAAGTGCACTCAGTGACAACTCCAGAGCATTACTTCAACATTTAGACATTGAGGGAAGAGAGGTTTTAAGCATCAATTGGCCTAGAAAG ataggATTGCTACTTCCATCTCTTGCAAGTCTACATGTAAAAGGAagatcattttttgtatttgaattcACTCAACTTTGCAGAAGCTTCCCAAATCTGATATCACTGAATATCAGTGgcacaaatattaaaaatttgaacggTATATCAGCACTGAAACGTTTGGAGGTTCTGAGTATGCAATTCTTGGAAATTGAAACAACAGAACATCTGATTAATTTATTCAATCTatccaatttgaaatttttagatatctCTGATATTCC agaataTGATTCATGTATAATCGTTCATCTTTACGTAGAATGTGGGAAAGGGCTaccaaatctgaaatttatggaTTGTACTGCAACCGATATCAACAATGATctacttgaaaaaatactgaTATCTCATCCAAAACTTGAAACGATTTCAGCTATTG TCACCAATTTGCACAGAGTTTCTGATTCTGGAGTTTGCGTGTTGCAGACGGATGCTATCGACTCTGCAGTGACTTCTCTGATTCAATGCTCTAGATTGAACTTACATTATTTAGCTGAAAAGTGTTTCTATGAAATTCGTGATCTACTTGAAAGTGGCCAACACTTCAACGCTTCGGAattcttgagaaaaattatcaacttgATTGAAACGAGTTCTTGTCCAATAAGGAAAAAACATGGAATTTCATATTTGATAGAACTTGCAGA ACATCAGTGCCAAAAGCTCACATTGCTCGAAGTATCCATATTACTCGACACGCTTCTGAATCAAGTTCTTGAGCTGCCAGAAATAGATGATTATCTTTCCGAGAATAAAAGTTACAATATTTCCATGTGGTGCGCCCTCGACAACCTAACAAACTCTGAGAACCATCATTTTAACTATGACAAAATCTGCTGGGTCGCTGTAAAATATCTTGTTACAAAACCAAATTCACGTGAAACAAGAGCTGTTGAAGTACTTGAAAAGTACTTCAACAGCTCAATGAGCCGGATTTGGTTGATTTCGATAGCCCGACAAAACAATTTCATGAAAAGAATTGTCAATATATTAGGACGTGGCTTGGGACgcaatgaaaaatatgtttcagttttgaatattctcACACCATTAGTTGAATGTTGTGACGAAGCATGCCACAATTTAGTTGAACACTATGGACATCGTATACTCCTTGTGGATTTGAAAGATTGTGAGGATGAAACAGCACAACTCAagattttatatatttcagtCCAACTTACACGATTTCAGAATTATgaaatgcttaaaatttttcatgacgATCTGTTCTTTTCCGATATTAA aaaaatgccaaacCGGTGGGAAGACAACAGAGCATACCAAGCATTTTCATTCCTTGCCCAATTACAATTCCTTTCCGAGAGTCATACatttccacgtggattttgGAGTTCAGTAGATACAATGATGATAGATTGCTTCAAGAAGATTCTAGAGAATTGCGCAACTTTCGATATCCATGAGTTCTTTTTCACACGTGGCATTATCcagaatattctgaaaacctcaaaatgcATTGGACCAGTACTTTGGGCATTGCTGACAATTGAGGTATTGATTGTTCAGAAAAAGGATTTAACGTGGAATATCAGCAGATCGGAGTTGTTGGAATGCATCGAGCATATTCGAGTCGAGAAGGGAATTGTTAGAAGAATGACTAGTAATATTATTGAAATGTTAAATTCTTGTTGA
- the fbxb-118 gene encoding F-box associated domain-containing protein (Confirmed by transcript evidence) has product MGSLSPRRRYPSEPLSDLLQHMHMTEIIFRSFCSKSVKRHLKSLNVSDVDLRIVLRKQPGVCLMYCHVSAEVEYSEKNFVPVSVKIKARDYLLHFVDVLNNPHIDVVYEEGDDSLADFPIRVLTCRNVQSQNKVLQDAMNNAKNLRMFGPTPPYHSSHQVLFKNFYEVLVGFLNLDLNSLLTIESPIVKVRSTEITENDLGLFLKHWMLDCANRNLKYLEIKCKNKLNETTLCKGIKYRQQLETIKRTFEYKDPMGGFRRSETVYGGYDISRSDGVQATFFCDLWFFYFMIWD; this is encoded by the exons ATGGGATCGTTGTCCCCGCGACGCCGTTATCCGTCCGAGCCTCTATCAGATTTACTCCAGCACATGCATATGACCGAAAT aatatttcgttcattttgctcaaaatccGTAAAAAGACATTTGAAATCATTAAACGTCAGCGATGTAGATTTGAGAATAGTTCTTCGAAAACAACCTGGTGTTTGTTTAATGTATTGTCATGTGTCGGCGGAAGTAGAATATTCTGAGAAGAACTTTGTCCCAGTCAGTGTGAAGATTAAG GCAAGAGATTATCTACTTCATTTTGTGGATGTTTTAAACAATCCGCATATTGATGTTGTGTATGAGGAGGGAGACGATTCGCTTGCAGATTTTCCAATTCGAGTATTGACGTGTAGAAATGTTCAATCGCAGAACAAAGTCCTTCAAGATGCTATGAACAACGCTAAAAATTTAAGA ATGTTTGGTCCAACTCCACCATATCACTCGTCTCATCAAGttctatttaaaaacttttatgagGTACTTGTTGGTTTCCTAAATTTAGATCTCAATAGCTTATTGACTATTGAAAGCCCAATTGTTAAAGTTAGATCTACTGAAATCACTGAAAACGACCTCGGCTTGTTCCTGAAGCATTGGATGCTCGATTGTGCTAACAGAAATTTGAAGTACTTAGAGATAAAGTGTAAAAATAAGCTTAACGAAACAACTTTGTGTAAAGGTATAAAGTATCGACAGCAGCTAGAGACCATAAAGAGAACTTTCGAGTATAAGGATCCAATGGGTGGATTTCGGCGATCAGAAACGGTTTACGGTGGATACGATATTTCGAGGAGCGATGGAGTTCAAGCTACTTTTTTCTGCgatctttggtttttttattttatgatttgGGACTGA
- the W06A11.1 gene encoding Protein quiver (Confirmed by transcript evidence), which translates to MIRPLPFLLLLSSLAGVATLSCNICADVGLDEFGECLSQFDYDCSPYARRFPASEKIYCRSTRTRNATSKSYTIMKECISEQDHYKNYPQKGYSIDEECDLVDVQGVEMAYCLCRSDHCNKNPIAEQFMDFEKKHPELFGDIEEARPPSPPREPPTFRSGEAPLKIQPLPPGMAQHVPSPSSFAAPILNPPAIVPINDLRTQSQSKSSEIIEIRRSQLPSRASGIETEISSQPRRPISNSRETEVPIMNLPTNHISQGSFVGSGQIVPNPPQLPTKEISSSTMRCIQCGDGSLRNVNEECKRQVQVECASERSLCFTRQIDLGNSMFGMEKMCVLPEQLVNEFGEAARNEGCGSSNAGRVQYCACSSPVCNQLPLAQQRQLLTAIAPARSKTVPDLATPELPIPQPPRFAEVPPIPDAPTNPPTTTTPPPPPPTRAPRPIIPTEVRRPQMPSLICITCGEANMADPTADCSSAAEEACDANAKYCVTKQTQISTSSFAMEKRCLSEIDAAVFLPGEKLTEGCATSEGGLVNYCICRGNTCNRPSLLQQAQSSGVRDSLEEQRLMEEQIQKSQRFANSLQTNRVPNQANVGVLPPNHSHENKEKPKLPPVFLDEDDSLEVAKDVRTEDDIIKERQREWARAGETRAAASYVTLTSSLLVISILRLL; encoded by the exons ATGATCCGGCCATTACCATTTCTTCTGCTGTTGTCATCACTGGCAGGGG tggCCACCCTTTCGTGTAACATTTGTGCCGATGTGGGTCTCGACGAGTTTGGAGAATGTCTATCGCAATTCGATTACGACTGCAGTCCATATGCCAGGAGATTCCCGGCAAGTGAGAAAATCTACTGTAGAAGCACGAGGACAAGGAATGCAACAAGTA aatccTACACAATAATGAAGGAATGCATTTCGGAACAAGACCACTACAAGAATTATCCTCAGAAAGGCTACAGCATTGACGAGGAATGTGATCTGGTAGACGTTCAGGGAGTTGAGATGGCCTACTGCCTCTGCAGATCGGATCACTGTAATAAAAACCCGATTGCCGAGCAGTTCATggatttcgagaaaaaacatCCTGAGCTCTTCGGTGATATTGAAGAAGCTCGTCCGCCAAGCCCTCCTAGAGAGCCACCTACGTTCAGGTCAGGAGAAGCTCCATTGAAGATTCAGCCGCTACCTCCTGGTATGGCGCAGCACGTACCGTCTCCGAGCTCTTTTGCCGCACCAATTTTGAATCCACCGGCGATTGTTCCAATTAATGATTTGAGG acaCAATCCCAATCAAAATcgtctgaaattattgaaatccGTCGTTCTCAACTTCCATCACGAGCCTCGGGAATCGAGACAGAGATTAGTAGTCAACCAAGACGACCGATCAGTAACTCCCGGGAAACTGAAGTTCCGATCATGAACCTGCCAACAAATCATATTAGTCAGGGATCTTTTGTAGGAAGTGGTCAGATTGTGCCAAATCCACCGCAGTTGCCGACGAAAG aaatttcttcCTCAACAATGAGATGTATTCAGTGTGGAGATGGAAGTCTTAGAAATGTAAATGAAGAATGCAAGAGACAAGTACAAGTCGAGTGTGCTTCAGAGAGATCGTTGTGCTTTACGCGGCAAATTGATTTGGGGAATA GCATGTTCGGCATGGAGAAAATGTGCGTACTTCCCGAGCAACTGGTTAACGAGTTCGGCGAGGCCGCCAGAAACGAAGGATGCGGTAGTTCGAATGCCGGAAGAGTTCAGTATTGTGCATGCTCTTCACCAGTCTGTAATCAGCTTCCGTTGGCTCAGCAG agacaACTCCTCACCGCCATAGCTCCAGCCCGCTCAAAAACCGTCCCAGATCTTGCAACTCCAGAGCTTCCAATCCCCCAACCTCCAAGATTCGCCGAGGTTCCCCCGATCCCCGATGCCCCCACAAACCCTCCAACAACAACTacaccacctccaccaccgCCAACTCGTGCTCCACGACCCATCATCCCAACAGAAGTGCGACGTCCTCAAATGCCGTCTCTGATTTGCATAACCTGTGGAGAAGCCAACATGGCGGATCCAACAGCCGACTGTTCGTCTGCAGCTGAAGAGGCTTGTGATGCGAATGCAAAGTACTGTGTCACTAAGCAAACACAGATTTCTACAA GTTCATTTGCCATGGAGAAGAGATGTTTGTCGGAGATTGATGCAGCTGTTTTCTTGCCAGGGGAGAAG ctaacCGAAGGATGCGCCACAAGTGAAGGTGGTCTTGTGAACTACTGTATTTGTCGGGGAAACACATGTAATCGACCGTCCCTTCTTCAGCAGGCTCAGTCTTCAGG AGTCCGCGATTCCCTCGAAGAGCAGCGTCTAATGGAAGaacaaatccaaaaatccCAACGTTTTGCCAATTCTCTCCAAACAAATCGAGTACCAAATCAAGCGAACGTGGGAGTTCTCCCACCAAATCATAGCCATGAGAACAaggaaaaaccaaaacttcCGCCAGTTTTTCTGGATGAAGATGATTCGTTGGAGGTCGCAAAAGACGTTCGGACTGAGGATGACATAATTAAAGAACGGCAAAGAGAATGGGCGAGAGCCGGAGAGACACGGGCGGCGGCGAGCTATGTCACGTTGACATCCTCACTGCTTGTCATCTCAATTCTTCGTTTGCtctga